CGGTCCAATAGCACTTGCTGATCCTGAACTTTTTACAATAGCTCTGCTACCGGAACACTTACTATATGAAAAATCTAAAAGTAATGTAGAGGAATTAAGTGCAAGAGACTCTACTATATGTGCCATATCTTCAAAAGAGTTTGACAAAGCAGATGACTTTATACAAATAAATAAATGTAAAGACTATATGCTGGAATTTTTTGAGATGATGATTGTTGTTCAAATACTATCATTGGAGATCTCTATACGCCTTGGTAACGATGTAGATATGCCAAGGAATTTAGCAAAAAGTGTAACTGTAGAATAAAGGATAATTTTTACAATTTCAAAATATATTAAATTATATTAAGATATGATAATTAATTCAAATCTTAATATAAGCGAATATATATGCGAACAAAAATAAAACTTCTTTTTATAGTAACTCTTATGCTTCTTGGCTTAGCTATAGCCACAATTATAAACGTATCACTAAACTTCAGAGAATACAGTATAAAATCAGCTCTTGAAAAAGCTGAAACAGCTGCTAGAACTGTTGAAGATGGCTTAACTGCACATATGGTTAACGGCATTATGGATAAACGTGAATACTTCTTAGAACAAATTTCAAATAATGATGATATTAAATCTCTATGGCTAGTTCGTAGTCAACATGTAATAAAGCAATATGGGGAAGGCTTTAACTCAGAACTTGCACGTGATGCTATAGATGAAGAGGTACTAAAAACAGGTCAGGTTATTAAAAAGATAGATGAGTATACAGACAAAATAAACCTTAGGGTTACTATGCCTTATAAAGCTACTACTGTAGGTAATATAAACTGTTTAACATGTCATGATGTAAAAAGAGGAGATACTCTTGGTGCCATAAGTATGGAATTTAATATTACAGACATGAGAAATGCAGGTCTTTTTACTATTTTAAAAATTTTAGGTATTAACCTTATCTTTATTGTTATAGCCCTTATACTTATAAACTACTATGTAACGCCTTACATGAAACTTTTTGAAGATCTTCAAGCTGGAATTCAAGAGGCTTATAGCGGTGACTTTACTCATAAATTTCAAACTAAAATTAAAGGTGAAGCAGGTAAAGTTGTTGAACAGTTAAATACACTGTTTGAAAAAATGCATGAAGCTTTTGGTGAGATTAGGGTTAATCTAGCAACTTTTGTTACAGACAGATCCTCTTCATGTAATGATCCGCTATATGAAGCTAAACAGATCATTAATGAACTTTCAGATATATATAAATTTAAAAAGACTATAGAACTTGATGAAAATAAGAATATCATATATTCTAGAATAATAGACGTTCTAAAAAGAAAATTTGATATCGAAAACTTTGCAATATACGAAATAGATAACAAACACAACACAAGAAAACTAATTTATATTACTGATGAAAAACTTACAGAAACATGTAATGTAGAACTTGTAGATAAAAATGCGCAAAAATGCCGTGCTTGTAGGACACATTCAGATGTAATATCTACTGAATTCCATAACCTTTGTACATCAAATCATGCAGAAGATATACACTTTATATGCCATCCATATCAGATAAATGATGAAGCATCACTGTTAATCAATATGATGTCGTATGATGAACTTGACATTCCAAAATATACTTCTTATATGCCAAGTATTACTAACTATCTTGAAGCTGCTAAACCTGTGATTGAAAGTAACTTGCTTATGGATAAGTTACATGACACATCTTTAAGAGACGGAATGACAGACCTTTACAACAGAAGATTTTTAGAAAACTTTATAGATAAAGTGATGAGTCAAGTTAGACGTGCAGATGAAACTTATCATGTATTAATGCTTGATGTTGACTTCTTTAAAATGGTAAATGATACTCATGGACACGATGTTGGAGATAGAGTTATAGTTGATCTTGCAAATGTACTTAGAAGCAGTATTCGTGAAGCAGATCTTGCTATACGTTACGGTGGAGAAGAATTTTTAGTCATGCTTCACAATGCAACTGATGAGGGTGCTTTAATGGTAGCAAGAAAAATTCACCAAGACTTTGGAAGACTACGTTTTGATGTAGGTAGTGGAGAATCTTTACAAAAAACTATCTCTATCGGTATAGCAAAATTCCCTAATGATGGTGATACAATCTGGAAATGTATTAAATATGCAGATACTGCTTTATATAATGCTAAAAACACTGGTAGAAATAAAATAGTAGAGTTTGATGAGAGCATGATGGATAAAGATAAATATGAAGGTTCTTATTAAAAAGAGGTGGAGTAATTCACTTCTTTTATCTTAATTTCTTCCCCACATAAATAAAAAAACTAGATAACTGATAATTAAAAATCAAAAGATTGGTGTAGTTTCGAGAAGTTTAACGAGGAAATGTACTAAAAGTACATGACAAGTGTAACGACGCTGAAAATGCGCCGATACTTTGGTTTTCTTTTTGTATTATATTACATAGAACAAGCAGACACACCTGGAGGTGTAGTCGGCTGAACAGCTTGGTTGTCAACCCCACCCTCTGCATTTATATTTTCTATGAATGCCCAGATAGCTTCTGCCGCTTGATCATAACGTTTAGCACTCTCACTAGTTGGAGCAACGTAAGAGATAGGTTTACCCTCATCTCCACCTGTACGAATACTTGGCTCTATTGGAACTTCAGCAATTATTTTAGTATCAAACTCATCTGCCATAGGTTGAGTCGTACCTTTACCAAAAATATCATACTCAACACCAGTATCCGGAGCAATAAATCCACTCATATTCTCAACTATACCTGCAATTGGAATATGAAGCTTTTTAAACATATCAAGTGAACGTCTAGAGTCATCTAAAGATACACTTTGCGGCGTTGTTACAGTAAGACCAGCCGTTACAGGTACACTTTGAGCAAGTGTAAGTTGTGCATCACCTGTTCCCGGTGGCATATCGATAACTAATACATCTAGTTCACTCCATAAAATATCACGTAGGAACTGTTCAATTGCTTTCATAATCATAGCACCACGCCAGATTAGAGATTGTCCATCTTCCATAAGTGAACCCATAGACATAACTTCAATACCGTAAGCTTTTAAAGGCATAACTTTATTTCCGTTAACTTCAGGTTTTACATCAGCTACACCCATCATACGGGGAATATTAGGACCATAGATGTCTGCATCTAAAAGTCCAACTTTTTTACCTTGTTTAGCAAGGCTGATTGCAATATTTACAGAAGTAGTTGATTTACCTACACCACCTTTACCAGAACTTACCATTAAAAAGTTTTTAACTTGTGGTGCTATATTTTTACCCTTAGAAGAACTCTCTTTTGGCATTTGAGGTGCAGTAATATTAATAGTCGCACTTGAAGCACCAGCATGCTTTAACTCAGATTGTGCATCATCAGTAATTTGTTGTGCAACCTCTGGAGCCGATGAAGTAATATCTACAGTTACACTTACATCATTTCCAGAAATTTGAATATCTTTTACAAAACCAAAAGTTACGATATCTTTAGTAAAACCTGGATATGTAACTTTTGATAATGCATCTTTTACAATTTGTTCAGTCATAAAATTTTTTCCTTTATAAAATTTAATTAGCTTCAGCTAATTTTGCATCTTCTGCAATTTTCGCAATAGCTTCAGGATTATCCATAATCTCTTGAGTTATTTTGTATGAACAAAATTTAGGTCC
This region of Sulfurimonas sp. genomic DNA includes:
- a CDS encoding diguanylate cyclase, producing MRTKIKLLFIVTLMLLGLAIATIINVSLNFREYSIKSALEKAETAARTVEDGLTAHMVNGIMDKREYFLEQISNNDDIKSLWLVRSQHVIKQYGEGFNSELARDAIDEEVLKTGQVIKKIDEYTDKINLRVTMPYKATTVGNINCLTCHDVKRGDTLGAISMEFNITDMRNAGLFTILKILGINLIFIVIALILINYYVTPYMKLFEDLQAGIQEAYSGDFTHKFQTKIKGEAGKVVEQLNTLFEKMHEAFGEIRVNLATFVTDRSSSCNDPLYEAKQIINELSDIYKFKKTIELDENKNIIYSRIIDVLKRKFDIENFAIYEIDNKHNTRKLIYITDEKLTETCNVELVDKNAQKCRACRTHSDVISTEFHNLCTSNHAEDIHFICHPYQINDEASLLINMMSYDELDIPKYTSYMPSITNYLEAAKPVIESNLLMDKLHDTSLRDGMTDLYNRRFLENFIDKVMSQVRRADETYHVLMLDVDFFKMVNDTHGHDVGDRVIVDLANVLRSSIREADLAIRYGGEEFLVMLHNATDEGALMVARKIHQDFGRLRFDVGSGESLQKTISIGIAKFPNDGDTIWKCIKYADTALYNAKNTGRNKIVEFDESMMDKDKYEGSY
- a CDS encoding P-loop NTPase, producing the protein MTEQIVKDALSKVTYPGFTKDIVTFGFVKDIQISGNDVSVTVDITSSAPEVAQQITDDAQSELKHAGASSATINITAPQMPKESSSKGKNIAPQVKNFLMVSSGKGGVGKSTTSVNIAISLAKQGKKVGLLDADIYGPNIPRMMGVADVKPEVNGNKVMPLKAYGIEVMSMGSLMEDGQSLIWRGAMIMKAIEQFLRDILWSELDVLVIDMPPGTGDAQLTLAQSVPVTAGLTVTTPQSVSLDDSRRSLDMFKKLHIPIAGIVENMSGFIAPDTGVEYDIFGKGTTQPMADEFDTKIIAEVPIEPSIRTGGDEGKPISYVAPTSESAKRYDQAAEAIWAFIENINAEGGVDNQAVQPTTPPGVSACSM